The following coding sequences lie in one Cryptococcus tetragattii IND107 chromosome 7, whole genome shotgun sequence genomic window:
- a CDS encoding arginine-tRNA ligase, whose amino-acid sequence MASLQASDIPEKYFLPILPEIQGVDPTRSVVEAFKIAAAKLVADAWEEDVAKIYPAVEMGKKGADLSVAVVRFKRGKPADLEVWTKKVIDNFKADVFFSGVKTPDNKFLHFTFNKESFTYHLLRQINLTAAASVADPSNHTLAYGTTTEGAGKRVVVDFSSPNIAKPFHAGHLRSTIIGAVICNLHEANGWNVTRLNYLGDWGTQYGLLSVGFDRYGNEEELVRDPIHHLFQVYVKINSVRDEQKKKFEAGETIPDEKNIHLLAKKVFKDMEDGEPKAIAQWARFRDLSIEKLKGTYKKLNVHFDVYWGESQVSEESIERAVRIVQEKNLTCEDRGALLVDLTKFKMDKAIVRKGDGTSIYLTRDLGGAYDKYQKYKFDKHIYVVQAAQTLHFNQLFKTLELMGEPYADKLELVTFGLVKGMSTRKGNVVFLEDIIAEATDVMHEQMKSNEVKYAQVEDPEGTSAIIGTTAVKIQDMAGRRINDYDFDIKRCTSFEGDFGPFIQYSHVRLCSVQRKNPNVLVPQSINEIDLSILDEPKVNEIIMHLALYPTHVRNAFLQSEPSQLVTWCFKLGHLVGAAWETVKVTGQEEEIAKARLFFYVTTREVLASAMRMLSLTPIERM is encoded by the exons ATGgcttctcttcaagcttCAGATATCCCCGAAAAGTACTTTCTCCCCATTCTGCCTGAAATCCAGGGTGTAGACCCCACCAGGAGCGTAGTCGAAGCGTTCAAGATCGCCGCGGCCAAGCTCGTGGCTGATGCctgggaggaggatgtagCGAAGATTTACCCTGCTGTTGagatgggcaagaagggTGCCGACCTTTCGGTTGCTGTGGTTAGGTTCAAAAGGGGGAAGCCCGCCGATCTGGAAGTCTGGACAAAGAAGGTCATTGACAAC TTCAAGGCGGACGTCTTTTTCTCTGGCGTGAAGACTCCTGACAACAAATTCCTCCATTTCACCTTCAA CAAAGAGTCCTTTACCTACCATCTCCTTCGTCAAATCAATCTCACTGCCGCCGCCTCTGTCGCTGACCCCTCCAACCACACTCTCGCCTATGGTACCACCACTGAAGGCGCCGGCAAGCGCGTAGTTGTCGatttctcctctcccaacaTTGCAAAACCATTCCACGCTGGTCACTTGCGAAGTACCATCATTGGTGCCGTCATTTGCAACCTTCACGAGGCCAACGGCTGGAACGTTACAAGGTTGAACTACCTTGGTGACTGGGGAACTCAATATGGTCTCTTATCTGTTGGCTTTGACAGATACGGAAACGAGGAGGAGTTAGTCAGGGACCCTATCCACCACTTGTTTCAGGTCTACGTCAAGATAAACAGCGTTAGGGATgaacaaaagaagaagtttgagGCAGGCGAGACCATCCCGGATGAGAAGAACATTCATTTGTTGGCTAAGAAGGTCTTTAAGGACATGGAGGATG GCGAGCCTAAGGCGATTGCCCAATGGGCCCGATTCCGAGATCTTTCCATCGAGAAGCTTAAGGGCACCTACAAGAAGCTCAACGTCCACTTTGATGTCTACTGGGGCGAATCTCAAGTTTCGGAGGAGTCCATAGAGCGAGCTGTCAGGATCGTTCAGGAGAAGAACTTGACTTGTGAGGACCGAGGAGCTTTGTTGGTCGATTTGACCAAGTTCAAGATGGACAAGGCCATTGTCAGGAAGGGTGACGGTACCTCTATTTACCTTACCCGAGATCTCGGTGGTGCCTATGATAAGTATCAGAAGTATAAGTTCGACAAGCACATCTATGTCGTCCAGGCCGCTCAGACCTTGCATTTCAACCAGCTTTTCAAGACGCTTGAACTCATGGGCGAACCTTACGCTGACAAACTCGAGCTTGTTACTTTCGGTCTTGTCAAGGGTATGTCCACTAGGAAGGGTAACGTTGTCTTCTTGGAAGACATCATCGCCGAGGCCACCGATGTGATGCACGAGCAAATGAAGAGCAATGAGGTCAAATACGCTCAGGTCGAGGATCCCGAGGGTACCAGTGCCATCATTGGTACCACTGCCGTCAAGATCCAAGACATGGCTGGTCGAAG GATTAACGACTATGACTTTGACATCAAGCGATGTACCTCTTTCGAAGGCGACTTCGGACCCTTCATCCAATACTCCCACGTTCGTCTTTGTTCCGTTCAGCGAAAGAACCCCAACGTTCTCGTTCCGCAATCCATTAACGAGATCgacctttccatcctcgaCGAGCCTAAGGTCAACGAGATCATCATGCATCTCGCCCTTTACCCCACCCACGTCCGAAACGCTTTCCTCCAAAGTGAACCCAGTCAACTCGTCACCTGGTGTTTTAAGTTGGGCCACTTGGTCGGTGCTGCTTGGGAGACTGTAAAGGTTACTGgtcaggaggaagagattgccAAGGCGAGGTTGTTCTTCTACGTCACTACCAGGGAGGTTCTGGCGAGCgcgatgaggatgttgagTTTAACTCCTATCGAGAGAATGTAA
- a CDS encoding T-complex protein 1, delta subunit encodes MASAAAAPLGPGASISDSSFTDKGRPTEVRLSNMNAAKAVADAVRTSLGPKGMDKMIQTGNGEVVITNDGATILKHMAVLHPAARMLVELSQAQDIEAGDGTTSVVVLAGSLLSAAEKLLAQGIHPTTVAQSFQNAASKAVEFLEGMSMPVDLNDRESLLRAARTSLNSKIVSQYSSTLAPIAVSAVTRLVTSASSNVDLRDIRIVKKVGGTIEDTELVEGLALNQIAMTNAGGPTRMEKAKIGLIQFQLSSPKPDMDNQIVVNDYRQMDKILKEERQYLLNLCKRIKKTGCNVILIQKSILRDAVTDLSLHFLAKLKILVIKDIERDEIDFIAKSTGAKPVADIEAFTEDKLGSAELVEETNQSGAKVVKVTGVKNAGKTVSVVCTGANELVLEESERSLHDALCVVRCLVKKRALIAGGGAPEIHVSRLLTDYAHTLKGKEAYCFQAFAEALEIIPTTLAENAGLNPISIVTELRNKHALGDRNAGINVKKGIISNILEENVVQPLLVSTSALELATETVALILRIDDIQFSR; translated from the exons ATggcttcagcagcagcagctcctTTAGGCCCTGGAGCTTCAATCTCCGACAGCTCTTTCACTGATAAG GGGAGACCTACTGAGGTCAGGTTGTCCAACATGAACGCGGCGAAGG CCGTTGCGGACGCCGTGCGAACTAGTTTGGGACCAAAGGGAATGGACAAGATG ATCCAAACCGGTAATGGAGAAGTCGTCATCACCAATGATGGCGCCACCATCCTCAAGCATATGGCCGTGCTTCACCCTGCCGCACGAATG CTTGTTGAGCTCTCACAAGCTCAAGATATCGAGGCGGGAGATGGTACAACCAGTGTTGTCGTTCTTGCCGGAAGTCTGCTATCCGCCGCCGAAAAGCTCCTTGCCCAAGGTATCCACCCCACAACAGTCGCCCAGTCTTTCCAGAACGCCGCATCCAAGGCTGTCGAGTTCCTCGAGGGTATGAGCATGCCCGTTGATCTGAACGACCGAGAGAGTCTGTTGCGTGCTGCCCGGACAAGTCTGAATTCCAAG ATCGTTTCCCAATACTCCTCAACCCTTGCCCCCATTGCGGTTTCCGCTGTCACCCGACTTGTCacctccgcctcttccaatgTCGACTTGAGAGATATCAGAATagtgaagaaggtcggCGGGACGATTGAAGACACTGAACTTGTTGAAGGTCTGGCGCTTAACCAAATCGCGATGACTAATGCGGGAGGACCTacaaggatggaaaaggcTAAGATTGGTTTGATTCAATTCCAGCTTAGTAGCCCTAAGCCTGAC ATGGATAACCAGATCGTAGTTAACGACTACCGACAAATGGACAAGAtcttgaaggaagagcgacaatatcttctcaacctctgCAAGCGTATCAAGAAGACAGGTTGTAATGTTATCCTCATTCAAAAATCTATCCTCCGCGACGCCGTCACCGACCTTTCCCTTCACTTCCttgccaagctcaagatcCTTGTCATCAAGGATATTGAGCGAGACGAAATCGACTTCATTGCCAAGTCCACCGGTGCCAAGCCCGTGGCAGACATTGAGGCCTTCACCGAGGACAAGCTCGGTTCCGCAGAGTTGGTGGAGGAAACTAACCAGTCTGGTGCCAAGGTCGTGAAAGTTACTGGTGTCAAAAACGCGGGTAAGACCGTGAGTGTCGTTTGCACGGGTGCGAACGAGCTTGTACTTGAAGAGAGCGAGAGGAGTTTGCATGATGCTTTGTGTGTTGTGAGATGTCTTGTGAAGAAGCG TGCATTAATCgccggtggtggtgcccCTGAAATTCATGTTTCTCGTCTCCTGACAGATTATGCCCATACACTCAAGGGTAAAGAGGCCTATTGCTTCCAAGCATTCGCGGAAGCTCTCGAAAtcatccccaccacccTTGCCGAAAACGCTGGTCTCAACCCCATCTCCATCGTTACGGAGCTGAGAAACAAGCATGCTCTTGGTGACCGGAATGCAGGCATCaatgtgaagaagggaattATCAGTAACATCTTGGAGGAGAACGTGGTTCAACCTTTATTGGTGTCCACGAGTGCTTTGGAGTTGGCGACTGAGACGGTGGcgttgattttgaggattGACGATATCCAG TTTTCACGATAA